In the genome of Primulina eburnea isolate SZY01 chromosome 13, ASM2296580v1, whole genome shotgun sequence, the window tatttttatatatgtgttgtttttttaaaaatggaatgatgataattaattatttattgacAAAATGTCTTTCAAATTCAAACCTTCCAGCACACACAACCAGCAAACGACGCCGTAAAGACTACTCCACACACATATATCTGCTTCTCACCCCTACGTCTTACGTACATACAACGAACCCCTTCGTAAATTTCGCCGCCGAAGTTCCCGGTGAATTCGTTCCGCAGCCGATCACGGTCGTGTGAATCTTAGGGATCATCCTTTGGGTAAAATTTGTGTGCGCGCTTGCTCCTATCTAGACGagagatataaaaaaaattgattgattGGAGTGTTGGATTATGGAGGAGGATTTTTGTATGAGCGGCGACAGCGAGGAGGAAGAGGAATCGGATTACTACTCTCCCGATCGAGACGAAGAATCTCTCGATGGACTTGAGAATGACGATACCCGTGCTCAGTGGAACTCTTCCAAAGCCTCTTCTTCCAAGGTGTATATTCAacgatttttatgtttttataaattCGTTGAGTTTTTTTGTCCCAGTCAGGGTAGTTCCTGTGGGCTGATTGCTGTTATTTGAACTGGCATATGTGTTTGCTGAGAAAATCTGGGTATTTCTATGctaaatttttatgatttcGGGGTTTTGATGCGTACGTCATTTAATGCAATCGTTTTTTGTTACAATGCTGGTGTTTAGATTGTGTTTTCAATTCTGACGTTTTCTCGTGCCTTTTGCAAGGTTATTACAAAAGAGTCTCTGTTGGCTGCTCAGGTATGTTCAGCATGCATATTTGTTTTTCCTCTGCTATACACTTGCAGTCAAGCTGACTTATACTTCGGTTTCTATTAAGTtttttgatttcaaattttacaGTCAAAGGCATTGATAATTCTCCCAAAAAATGGTGGCATGCTGGAAGTCTGATTTTGAAACATTACATGCCCATGCATTTGTTTTGGTTTATCACCTTCATAGAAATTCAAAACCTAAAGAGCAAAATGATATgggttttttattttgattatgtgtTCTGTGCAGAGGGAAGATTTGAGAAGAGTAATGGACTTACTCTCAGTGAGAGAACACCAtgccagaacccttcttattCATTACCGATGGGATGTTGAAAAATTGATTGCAGTTTATGTTGAAAAGGGGAAATCTTGCTTGTTTTCAGCAGCAGGTGTTACTTTGGTTGAACTTTCAGACCCTGAATCTTCATTTACTGTGATGTGCATCATATGTATGGATGATATACCTGCAAAAGATGTGACCAAAATGGACTGTGGTCATTCCTTTTGCAACAATTGTAAGCACTTTTACCTTTACTCTTCTGTTCTATAACATGCAATTTATCATTGATATAACTGTGGTTGGTTCTGCCTTTTTTTCATCTGAATGTTGTCATAAGTTTGTAGAAATTGGCATTCTGGTTTATTTTACAGTTTTCCATGCCTATTTGGAAGAAGTACATGTTTCAATCATGCTCTTTTTCCTTTTtacaattatatttatttttatttattcagaGGTCCGGTAGATATAATTATTCAACTTTTGGTTTGGTTATGGCAAAAATTTCAGGTTGGACGGAACATTTCGTTGTCAAAATAAACGAGGGGCAAAGCAAGCGCATCAGGTGTATGGCCCACAAGTGTAATGCTATCTGTGATGAGGCTATTATTAGAAAATTGGTTAGCGTAAGACACCCTGATTTGGCAGAGAAATTTGATCGATTTCTTCTAGAGTCATACATTGAAGACAACAAAATGGTTAAGTGGTGTCCCAGCGTGCCCCACTGTGGCAACGCAATACGGGTAGAAAATGATGAATATTGTGAGGTCGAATGTTCTTGTGGCTTACAGTTCTGTTTCAGTTGCTTATCTGAAACACATTCCCCCTGTTCCTGCTTGATGTGGGAGCTATGGACGAAGAAATGCCGAGATGAATCTGAGACAGTCAATTGGATGACTGTACACACAAAACCTTGTCCGAAATGTCACAAACCAGTTGAGAAGAATGGTGGTTGTAATCTTGTTGCTTGCATATGTGGGCAACCATTTTGGTGAGAGTCTTTTTTTctgttcaatttttttatttctgaTACGAGGTCATTAATTCATTGTATTTAATCGTCTTTATTGGATTATGTGATCCTTATCTTGCATGCTTCTTAAaccaatattttcttttttctatttatttattttccttGTATCTTCCTTTTATGTTTAGTTCGGTATTGGACTTCTAGGTttcttttaatttctttttttccTTGCATTTTTTAGGAGATCGACGACGATATATGCCATATTTTTTTGTTAATCAAATTTATTTAATAGTGAGGAAGTGCGATGAAAATGCATGTTCTTGCTTCTTATTTATAATTCTGACAACATTGGGCcctttgaaataaaaaatcataattcTCTACTCTACGATATTATACATTCAAATTTCTACtgtccttgatttttttttaatatcttCAAATGCACATCAACAGTATTATCCTGCAATAAGAAAATTGATTTACCTGATAATTTTTTGCATCTCTCTTTTTATGCACTGATTTTAGTTTGCTATTTTCAATATTATTCTTCAAGCCATGCCCAATACTCTTAGCAGTTATATCACATTCAGTGCCATAAGAATGAATTGGATTGTTACCTTTCGTTTTCTGTATTAGGCCTTCGTATTAAAGGCACTCAAATTTCATGGCTTAGTATGTTCTCACTGTTCTATTTCTTGGTGTAGTTGGCTGTGTGGTGAAGCTACTGGCCGAGACCATACTTGGTCCCGTATTGCTAATCACAGCTGTGGTCGCTATAAAGAAGACAGTGAGAAGAATGCTGAACGTGCTAAGCGAGATCTTTATAGATATATGCATTATCATAATCGTTATAAAGCTCATACAGACTCCTTTAAGCAGGAATCTCGCCTGAAGGAGACCATAAAGGAAAAGGTGTCGAGTTTGGAGGCAAGGGACTCAAACTTAAGAGATTTCACCTGGGTCACAAATGGGCTTTACCGACTATTCAGATCTAGACGAGCTCTTTCATATTCTTATCCATTTGCATTCTATATGTTTAGTGATGAGTTATTTAAGGATGAAATGACAAATGGCAAAAGGGAAATAAAACAGCATTTGTTCGAGGACCAGCAGCAACAACTAGAGTCAAATGTCGAAAAGCTATCCAAGTTTCTTGAGGAACCGTTTGACGAATATGCTGAGGAACAAGTGATGCAAATAAGGATGCAAGTCATCAATCTGTCTGTGATCACTGATAACCTCTGCAAAAAAATGTGAGACACATTATCCAGGGGGGCTTAAAATTTATTGGAAGATGGaaattgtttatgtttttattcttttgcaggTATGAATGTATTGAGAATGATTTACTGGGTTCACTTCAGTTTAGTATCCATACTATAGCACCATACCAGTCAAAAGGCATTGAGAAGGCGGAGGAGCTGTCAGTTGGATGGAGTTCCCATGATAAATGTCAAAAGGCAGCCGATCAGTTTAATGGTAGAGTCATCCGAACTTATCTCTAACAATGATTTTTATCAATATTGGGATAATACTCATTTACTTATGTGCTGTGTTGTGGATAATAAAAGATTTACTGATGTTGATCCTCTGAGAGTGAATTTCTTATTGCTTGGGATCTCCAAGACATGAATTTCTCTCTGCTGCGTAGATCAATGCTGTGGTCATGCTGCtatgttaaatattttataactaTTTGAAAAATTTCAAGGACATTGATCCTTGTGGCTGCTTAATTGAAACAGAATATGTGACAAACTGGCTGGCTAAAATTGTGGTAGTGGTGTTGACAATGATAAATTGTAAAATTAACAACTTATGTGGAATTTTGAaggatcaaataaatctttgtTCTAGCAACAAGCATTTCTCATGTTTAAATTGCTAATGATCTAAACAAAATTTTTGAATCTAATCTTGgtagaaaaacaagaaaaaatcaTGCACTGGTGTAATCTGTGGATCAGTAGTGGCTAAATTCACCTTTTTATCTATAgattataatattttagaatGACCAAATCTAttcacattttaaaaaaaaaaaaatcaaggatttTAATGCTCTACTGATGCTACTAGCTCAGGATTTTATAATTGAACTAATTTTTGTGTTTTAGACGGGGTTACATCATTTGAAGCAATTATGGGGAGTCCATGTTCATTTTCATCATAATTAGTTTCTGCCTTCTGTTATGTCTTTGGTTTGTGATGCAAGGCGATTTTGCATTAGACAAATTTGTCTTGCAGAGGGCTACTTACTGTGTGCTTTCTGAAGCCCTTCTAATGCTTATTCAACTCGTTAAGCTCTAATTGTTATCTGTATTTCTCCTATTCTCAACTGTCTGGTGGCTGGCACAGAGAAATTCTGGAGAATATCATTTAGTATGTACATATCTTAGTCCTTGTCTGGGAAGACTTGATTTAAGGTATCAATGTTGACTTCAAAATGTGAATCGAGAAATGGTAAATCCGAAAGTTGTGAATGACCCCAATCTTTTGGCATGGCCTAGTAAAACtatgtttttcattttttgtgtATGTTTGTGGAGCAGACGGTGCTCCGCTGACGCTTTCAGATAACAGTTGCTGTTCATTTTGTAGGAGATGTTATAGATATATCCCAAGCATCAGCATCTGGGACTTCAGAGGAGAGTCCACAGGTATCACGGAAACGTCCTAGAAAAGGTAGTTCCACTGGCAGTCTCTTCGATCTCAACTTGCCTGCAGAGGTTCATCACCGAATTGATTCTTGAAGTAAAATGCCCTTTAAAAGCTACGAAGTTACGCCTTAAACTAACTCAGGAATGTCACTTAGGACTTCATGATTCTGTGCATTCTGTGGAGTAAAAAAGCCTTGGTACGTCTAGCCCATAATTTCTACTGAACCGATAATGACCTTTATGTATATTCCGTCAGTCGGACCCAAACTCTGGTGATTAGCCGTGTACATAtcccatatatttatatattttatgaagAAGTAGAAGGTGATGCAAAGGGGTGGGGAAATTTATGGGAGGATGGAATAATGGGATTCTATATGTTGATTCGAATATGGTAGTAGCCTAGCCAATCTGATCTCTTTTCTTGGTATGgggttatatattttatatctatTAAGCAGAGTTGAATGTGTTTTTGATTTTTTGACATATAACATTTGCAAGCACTGTTTAATTTTGGTTGAAATATATTTGAAAGCACGTGATTTGATTGTCTACTGGTTGTTCAGCACTCAAGCACACAGTAGAACCATATATTATGTGTCATTTTTCTATAATGAACCTCCAAAAATAATTTCGAAAAAGAACACAACAAAGCCTAATGTTGCTTTCACTGCTCAATTTCGAAGGCTGTagtttcacaaagtttccattGTAATTGGAaactcatttaatttttttctctcAGATTGTTCCAATAAATTATTATGTTGCTTTATATTTTGAAAGAGTGCTCATTTGCTTGAAGATAAAGTAGAAAGTAGATGCTTTTCTTTTGaaatagaaaataaatataGCAAATGTTACAAGGTAACTCTTTATATAGTATTACAAGACACGCATTACAATTTTGGCAGACATTCTTGGAGTTAAAATAAGTATTATAAAGATGGGTGCCACAAAAGTTATCGACTTTATTTTGtcaaatattatgttttttaaaatgtttttatgcctGCGTTATtggtaaaacaaaaaaatcagtatgataaaaaaaaaaaaaaaaccggcCCTTCAAAAGTTAAAAATTATCTTGAATTGAAGAAGTCTATATACTCAATTCTTTTAAATTaagagttttttttaaaaaaatattctttaTCAATACACTTGGATGTATATGCTATAATTTAATTTGATTCtatgaatcaaatcaaaatttatacATCACCTCTTTTTTATTCCCATTTTTTAGACGAGTTTATTTTATCCTACCATAGAAAAGATAGTGTGAAGTAGCCAAAA includes:
- the LOC140808886 gene encoding probable E3 ubiquitin-protein ligase ARI2 isoform X1, which produces MEEDFCMSGDSEEEEESDYYSPDRDEESLDGLENDDTRAQWNSSKASSSKVITKESLLAAQREDLRRVMDLLSVREHHARTLLIHYRWDVEKLIAVYVEKGKSCLFSAAGVTLVELSDPESSFTVMCIICMDDIPAKDVTKMDCGHSFCNNCWTEHFVVKINEGQSKRIRCMAHKCNAICDEAIIRKLVSVRHPDLAEKFDRFLLESYIEDNKMVKWCPSVPHCGNAIRVENDEYCEVECSCGLQFCFSCLSETHSPCSCLMWELWTKKCRDESETVNWMTVHTKPCPKCHKPVEKNGGCNLVACICGQPFCWLCGEATGRDHTWSRIANHSCGRYKEDSEKNAERAKRDLYRYMHYHNRYKAHTDSFKQESRLKETIKEKVSSLEARDSNLRDFTWVTNGLYRLFRSRRALSYSYPFAFYMFSDELFKDEMTNGKREIKQHLFEDQQQQLESNVEKLSKFLEEPFDEYAEEQVMQIRMQVINLSVITDNLCKKMYECIENDLLGSLQFSIHTIAPYQSKGIEKAEELSVGWSSHDKCQKAADQFNGDVIDISQASASGTSEESPQVSRKRPRKGSSTGSLFDLNLPAEVHHRIDS
- the LOC140808886 gene encoding probable E3 ubiquitin-protein ligase ARI2 isoform X2, coding for MEEDFCMSGDSEEEEESDYYSPDRDEESLDGLENDDTRAQWNSSKASSSKVITKESLLAAQREDLRRVMDLLSVREHHARTLLIHYRWDVEKLIAVYVEKGKSCLFSAAGVTLVELSDPESSFTVMCIICMDDIPAKDVTKMDCGHSFCNNCWTEHFVVKINEGQSKRIRCMAHKCNAICDEAIIRKLVSVRHPDLAEKFDRFLLESYIEDNKMVKWCPSVPHCGNAIRVENDEYCEVECSCGLQFCFSCLSETHSPCSCLMWELWTKKCRDESETVNWMTVHTKPCPKCHKPVEKNGGCNLVACICGQPFCWLCGEATGRDHTWSRIANHSCGRYKEDSEKNAERAKRDLYRYMHYHNRYKAHTDSFKQESRLKETIKEKVSSLEARDSNLRDFTWVTNGLYRLFRSRRALSYSYPFAFYMFSDELFKDEMTNGKREIKQHLFEDQQQQLESNVEKLSKFLEEPFDEYAEEQVMQIRMQVINLSVITDNLCKKMYECIENDLLGSLQFSIHTIAPYQSKGIEKAEELSVGWSSHDKCQKAADQFNEGYLLCAF